In a genomic window of Thermosynechococcus sp. CL-1:
- a CDS encoding tetratricopeptide repeat protein: MGIFGWQTASLLKKAWQLYQQQHWRRAQQLARQVIERSPQPEAYYLLGVIAEERGQPLGAQAAYEQAIALDPWHAAAHYRLAIVLHDLLSQPAAAVPHYQRALEVQPEWVEAHSNLGNAYLDLGEIERAIACYQKALSLNPDLPTTLYNLGLCLHSQGKLTEASACYEQSLYLKPGQADVHNNLGSVYLELKNYRAAIRQFQAALSANPELLAAHYNLGYALHLQGNLAAARDRYQEVLLRENKHPQALLQLGQICLSEADFTGAIRYYQRCLDLNPCNGSAQAGLATALLETGNPEAALHHFRQAVALDPNGADVRLNFALVLLMLGHFQEGWEEYEWRWQQPTGGLRTYAQPRWQGQSLAGKTLFVYSEQGLGDCIQFVRLLPLMARRAQRLIFAAYPPLVRLCQTLPGIEVISTEETPPPFDCHTPLLSLPRYLGIDKDHFPKFKPYFPLPAHPPHSIFNISKPRIGLVWASHSQTRTTAQRSCPLEYFLPLLREFEVQWYSLQKERSPAEAEQLQEVGVIDCQPYMGDFLDTALLIQQLDAVVTIDTAVAHLAGALGKPLWILLPFVADWRWLWQRSRSPWYPSAQLIRQPQRGDWQGAIAQLRTALQSHYRMLSNGIPN, encoded by the coding sequence GTGGGTATCTTTGGATGGCAAACAGCCTCGCTTTTAAAAAAGGCTTGGCAGCTTTATCAGCAACAGCACTGGCGCAGGGCACAGCAGTTGGCTCGTCAAGTCATTGAACGTTCCCCGCAGCCAGAGGCCTACTATTTGTTGGGGGTGATTGCCGAGGAACGGGGGCAACCCCTTGGGGCGCAAGCGGCCTATGAACAGGCGATCGCCCTTGATCCGTGGCATGCTGCTGCCCACTATCGGCTGGCGATTGTTCTCCACGATCTGCTGTCGCAACCGGCCGCTGCTGTACCCCACTATCAACGCGCCCTTGAGGTGCAGCCAGAGTGGGTGGAAGCCCACAGCAACCTAGGGAATGCCTATTTGGACTTAGGGGAGATTGAGCGGGCGATCGCCTGCTATCAAAAAGCCCTTTCCCTGAATCCGGACTTACCGACGACCCTGTATAACTTGGGACTGTGTCTGCACTCCCAAGGCAAACTTACAGAGGCCAGTGCCTGCTATGAACAGTCGCTGTATCTTAAACCCGGTCAAGCGGATGTCCACAACAATCTGGGCAGCGTTTATCTCGAACTCAAGAACTACAGGGCAGCGATTCGTCAATTTCAAGCTGCCCTCAGCGCCAATCCAGAACTATTGGCAGCGCACTACAATCTGGGCTATGCCCTCCATTTACAGGGCAACCTTGCAGCGGCCCGCGATCGCTATCAAGAGGTCTTGCTGCGGGAAAATAAACATCCACAGGCACTCCTGCAACTGGGGCAAATTTGCCTCAGCGAAGCGGATTTTACGGGAGCCATCCGCTACTACCAACGCTGTCTTGACCTCAACCCTTGCAACGGTTCTGCCCAAGCGGGCTTGGCCACAGCGCTTCTGGAAACAGGAAACCCAGAGGCGGCCCTCCACCACTTTCGCCAAGCCGTTGCCCTAGACCCCAATGGGGCGGATGTGCGCCTCAACTTTGCCCTTGTCCTGCTCATGCTAGGACATTTTCAAGAGGGATGGGAGGAATACGAATGGCGCTGGCAACAACCCACGGGCGGATTACGCACCTATGCGCAACCCCGTTGGCAAGGTCAATCCTTGGCGGGGAAAACCCTCTTTGTCTATAGTGAGCAGGGGCTAGGGGATTGCATTCAGTTTGTGCGCTTACTGCCCTTGATGGCGCGGCGTGCCCAACGGCTCATTTTTGCTGCCTATCCGCCCTTGGTGCGCCTGTGTCAAACACTGCCGGGGATTGAAGTGATAAGCACCGAGGAGACGCCTCCCCCCTTTGATTGCCATACCCCCCTGCTGAGTCTGCCGCGCTACTTAGGCATTGATAAAGACCACTTTCCTAAGTTCAAGCCCTATTTCCCTTTGCCCGCCCACCCACCCCACAGTATCTTTAATATCTCTAAACCTCGGATCGGTCTGGTTTGGGCCAGCCATAGTCAAACACGCACAACGGCGCAGCGGTCTTGTCCCCTTGAGTATTTCCTACCCCTGCTGCGGGAATTTGAGGTGCAATGGTATAGCCTGCAAAAGGAGCGATCGCCAGCGGAAGCTGAACAGTTACAGGAGGTGGGGGTGATTGATTGCCAGCCCTATATGGGGGATTTTCTGGATACGGCGCTTTTGATCCAGCAGTTGGATGCTGTGGTAACAATTGATACGGCTGTGGCACACTTGGCGGGTGCCCTAGGGAAGCCCCTGTGGATCCTGTTGCCCTTTGTGGCGGATTGGCGGTGGCTCTGGCAGCGATCGCGATCGCCTTGGTATCCTTCGGCGCAGTTAATTCGCCAGCCCCAGCGGGGTGATTGGCAAGGGGCGATCGCCCAATTGCGGACTGCGCTTCAATCCCACTATCGGATGCTCAGCAATGGGATACCCAATTGA
- a CDS encoding glycosyl transferase — MARPTLYVAITNHGFGHVARTTALVNAIRRQVPDLLPLIVTAAPYWLLQANLEGEFIHRPRALDLGVVQADSLQMDLPATRAKLLELQAAAPELIHAEADFIQQNRAQLVLADIPPLAVAIAHAAGVPCWMVSNFGWDFIYRSFGDDFSEIADWVSNLYSGCDRLFQLPFAEPLNAFPHKEPVGLTGAEPRFEPEELRQRLGLTTPRDRTVLLTFGGLSLQAIPYEALKDFPDWQFLTFDGAAPEDLPNLLKLCGRQLRPLDVMPLCGRVVSKPGYGTYAEACRLGVPVATIRRDDFAEGPILVAGLQAHHYHQILSHEEFFGGHWHFLAAEPQPPLDPTPLDLDGNSKIATAVAYYLNQHNSYS, encoded by the coding sequence GTGGCTCGACCAACCCTCTACGTAGCAATCACCAATCATGGCTTTGGTCATGTGGCGCGGACAACGGCGCTGGTGAATGCCATTCGCCGCCAAGTGCCTGATCTCTTGCCACTGATCGTGACGGCAGCTCCCTATTGGTTGTTGCAGGCGAATCTGGAGGGGGAGTTTATTCATCGTCCCCGTGCCCTTGATCTGGGGGTCGTGCAAGCCGATAGTTTGCAAATGGATTTGCCCGCAACCCGTGCCAAGCTCTTGGAACTTCAGGCGGCAGCCCCTGAGTTGATCCACGCCGAGGCAGATTTTATTCAGCAAAATCGGGCACAGTTGGTGCTAGCGGATATTCCCCCTTTGGCGGTGGCGATCGCCCATGCAGCGGGGGTGCCCTGTTGGATGGTTAGTAACTTTGGCTGGGATTTTATCTATCGCTCCTTTGGCGATGACTTTAGCGAGATTGCGGATTGGGTGAGTAATCTTTATAGCGGGTGCGATCGCTTGTTTCAACTGCCCTTTGCCGAACCCCTCAATGCTTTTCCCCACAAAGAACCCGTGGGACTGACGGGAGCCGAACCGCGTTTTGAACCAGAGGAGTTGCGGCAGCGCCTTGGCCTCACCACTCCCCGCGATCGCACGGTTTTGTTGACCTTTGGCGGGTTGAGCCTGCAGGCCATTCCCTATGAAGCCCTCAAGGACTTTCCCGATTGGCAGTTTCTCACCTTCGATGGGGCTGCACCAGAGGATCTGCCAAACCTACTGAAGCTCTGTGGCCGTCAACTCCGCCCGCTGGATGTGATGCCTCTCTGTGGTCGAGTCGTGTCCAAGCCCGGCTATGGCACCTACGCGGAGGCCTGTCGCTTGGGGGTACCGGTGGCAACGATTCGTCGTGATGATTTTGCCGAGGGGCCAATTTTAGTGGCCGGATTGCAGGCTCATCACTACCATCAGATCCTCAGTCATGAAGAATTTTTTGGTGGCCACTGGCACTTTTTGGCAGCGGAACCTCAGCCGCCTTTAGACCCCACACCGCTTGATCTTGATGGCAATTCTAAGATCGCTACCGCTGTTGCTTATTATTTGAATCAACACAATTCCTATTCGTAG
- a CDS encoding SlyX family protein — protein MNSESEITEHLPPDVLSWLYAYQREHQFTSLEAAIVDIVCKFYIQAEHLPERVADLERRVNALSREVIHLRQQLPENYDRLREQLAAVRLSHSGILHNLRDRVEALESEVFPGRPSAADVEADS, from the coding sequence GTGAATTCTGAGTCGGAAATTACGGAGCATTTACCGCCCGATGTTCTCAGTTGGCTGTATGCCTATCAGCGGGAGCATCAATTTACTAGCCTTGAAGCGGCAATTGTTGACATTGTCTGCAAGTTTTATATTCAAGCGGAGCATTTGCCTGAACGGGTGGCGGATCTAGAGCGACGGGTGAATGCCCTCAGCCGTGAAGTGATTCATCTGCGCCAACAACTGCCCGAAAACTACGATCGCCTACGGGAACAGTTGGCAGCGGTGCGCCTGAGTCATTCGGGCATTCTCCACAATTTGCGCGATCGCGTGGAGGCCTTAGAGTCCGAGGTGTTTCCCGGTCGCCCTAGCGCTGCTGACGTAGAGGCTGATAGTTGA
- a CDS encoding nuclear transport factor 2 family protein, with the protein MTHLVQGSPVLGIDEPTLIAYFAALNEERYEDVAALFAEAGVLYPPFEDAVIGRGAIAHYLHLEAVGMRAEPLKGELLSTEGTERRYRLVGKVTLPLFSVNVAWQFGLNAEDQITFVKVDLLATLEELLNYQPLRQQR; encoded by the coding sequence ATGACCCATCTTGTTCAAGGAAGTCCTGTTCTCGGCATTGATGAACCGACGCTGATCGCCTATTTTGCTGCCCTCAATGAGGAACGCTACGAAGATGTGGCCGCCCTGTTTGCTGAGGCGGGAGTTCTCTATCCGCCCTTTGAGGATGCTGTCATTGGCCGCGGGGCGATCGCCCATTATCTCCACCTTGAAGCCGTGGGTATGCGGGCAGAACCCCTTAAAGGAGAACTACTAAGCACAGAGGGCACAGAACGTCGCTACCGCCTTGTGGGTAAAGTTACACTCCCCCTTTTTAGCGTCAATGTGGCTTGGCAATTTGGCCTCAATGCTGAGGATCAAATCACATTTGTGAAAGTGGATTTGCTGGCAACCTTGGAGGAACTCCTCAACTATCAGCCTCTACGTCAGCAGCGCTAG
- a CDS encoding orange carotenoid protein N-terminal domain-containing protein, whose product MTYTTDTRFNPTTLATAVQEVTTLFNCLSVDDKLGLLWFIYTETGRSITAAAPGTARLQLAEGLLNQVKALSFDDQLQFMRDLVTNVDTPLTRAYGVFSPNTKLAFWYQLAELMKQGFVVPVPPGYTLSRDADRVFAAIKALDFGQQITVLRNAVVAMGVDPLAV is encoded by the coding sequence ATGACCTACACCACCGATACGCGTTTCAATCCCACCACCCTAGCCACAGCGGTTCAAGAGGTAACCACTCTCTTTAACTGCCTGAGCGTGGATGACAAGTTGGGACTCCTGTGGTTTATCTACACAGAAACGGGTCGTTCGATTACAGCCGCCGCCCCCGGTACGGCTCGCCTACAACTGGCGGAAGGGCTGCTCAATCAGGTCAAAGCACTCAGTTTTGATGATCAACTTCAATTCATGCGCGACTTGGTGACCAATGTGGACACCCCTCTCACCCGTGCCTACGGTGTCTTTAGCCCCAACACCAAGCTCGCCTTCTGGTATCAACTGGCAGAACTGATGAAACAGGGGTTTGTGGTACCTGTGCCCCCCGGTTATACCCTCAGCCGCGATGCCGATCGCGTGTTTGCAGCCATCAAAGCCCTTGACTTTGGTCAGCAGATTACTGTCCTGCGGAATGCAGTGGTCGCCATGGGTGTGGATCCACTTGCCGTCTAA
- the rpiA gene encoding ribose-5-phosphate isomerase RpiA, producing the protein MSDDAVKQMKQAVAKAAADRVQSGMIVGLGTGSTTAFVIQFLGDRLRNGELSNIAGVPTSFQASVLAKKYGIPLVTLDDVEKLDIAIDGADEVDPAKNLIKGGGAAHTREKIVDSLADQFLVVVDSSKLVQKLGATFPVPVEVLPFAVAPVTRALQALGGQPELRMGVKKDGPVVTDQGNLVLDVKFDDISNPAELEKTMNNIPGVVENGLFVNVADVILIGEIVDGQPRVREMA; encoded by the coding sequence ATGAGTGATGATGCAGTCAAGCAAATGAAGCAGGCTGTTGCCAAAGCTGCTGCCGATCGCGTGCAGTCTGGAATGATTGTCGGCTTGGGCACTGGGTCAACCACCGCCTTTGTCATCCAATTTTTGGGCGATCGCTTGCGCAACGGAGAACTGAGCAACATCGCTGGTGTGCCCACCTCGTTTCAGGCCTCTGTCCTTGCTAAAAAGTATGGCATTCCCCTAGTCACCCTCGATGATGTGGAGAAATTAGACATTGCCATTGACGGTGCCGATGAAGTGGATCCCGCCAAAAACCTGATCAAGGGGGGTGGGGCAGCTCATACCCGTGAAAAAATTGTTGACTCCCTTGCGGATCAGTTCTTGGTCGTGGTGGACAGCAGCAAACTGGTGCAGAAATTGGGTGCCACTTTCCCTGTGCCCGTGGAAGTGTTACCCTTTGCCGTGGCTCCCGTCACTCGTGCCCTGCAAGCTCTTGGGGGGCAGCCTGAACTGCGCATGGGGGTGAAAAAAGATGGCCCAGTGGTGACAGATCAAGGCAACCTTGTCCTTGATGTCAAATTTGATGACATTTCTAACCCCGCCGAACTAGAGAAAACGATGAACAACATCCCTGGCGTTGTCGAAAATGGCCTGTTTGTCAACGTGGCCGATGTCATCCTCATTGGTGAGATTGTGGATGGCCAGCCCCGTGTGCGTGAAATGGCCTAG
- the sixA gene encoding phosphohistidine phosphatase SixA — MTELTVLFFRHGIAVEREVFEGSDSDRPLTAKGEKKTQQIARRLLDLGIEAELILSSPLVRARQTAEILLEVGVAPDLMISDLLAPSGRLLDWLHWLSHWRQDHEGALIAVGHEPNLSHWTELLICGKALGHLQLKKAGIIGLLIPETDPLGNSQLFWLTPPKFLLNGSGLA, encoded by the coding sequence ATGACGGAGCTAACAGTCCTTTTTTTCCGCCACGGAATCGCGGTCGAACGGGAAGTGTTTGAAGGCAGTGATAGCGATCGCCCCCTGACGGCCAAAGGCGAAAAGAAAACCCAGCAGATTGCGCGGCGGTTACTTGATCTAGGCATTGAGGCAGAACTGATTCTCTCCTCCCCACTGGTGCGGGCACGGCAAACGGCAGAAATTCTCCTTGAAGTGGGGGTTGCCCCCGATCTGATGATTTCTGACCTGTTGGCTCCAAGCGGTCGTTTGCTAGATTGGCTCCATTGGCTCAGCCACTGGCGTCAAGACCATGAGGGTGCCCTGATTGCCGTGGGTCATGAACCCAATCTCAGTCACTGGACCGAACTGCTCATCTGTGGTAAAGCCTTGGGACACCTCCAGCTCAAGAAAGCCGGCATTATTGGCCTGCTGATTCCAGAAACCGATCCCCTTGGTAATAGTCAACTTTTTTGGCTGACGCCTCCCAAGTTTTTACTTAATGGCAGTGGCCTTGCCTGA
- a CDS encoding 5'-nucleotidase produces the protein MGYPIEQKLVIAVASSALFDLGEADDVFRNEGTEKYRQFQRERKYDVLPKGVAFPFIRRFLNLNRAYPEQEPVEVVLLSRNDPDTGQRVFYSIQHYGLNITRAAFLGGKSPHPYIPAFNVSLFLSANAKDVQQAIAAGYPAGMVIRSPITDQEEDAELRIAFDFDGVLADDEAEAVFRQGDLEQFQAHELQKANIPHNPGPLSDLFRKLAAFQQLEMAKEQQDASYRRLLRIAIVTARNILASERVVTTLNSWGVMPDETFFLGGMEKVRVLKELKPHIFFDDQLTHLESAAGSIPSVHVPFGVRNCDICGIYYGQT, from the coding sequence ATGGGATACCCAATTGAGCAGAAATTAGTGATTGCAGTGGCCTCCAGTGCCCTCTTTGATTTGGGGGAGGCGGATGATGTCTTTCGCAATGAGGGGACCGAAAAGTACCGCCAATTTCAGCGGGAAAGGAAATACGATGTCTTGCCGAAGGGGGTGGCATTTCCCTTTATTCGCCGCTTCTTAAATCTCAACCGTGCCTATCCCGAACAAGAGCCCGTGGAGGTCGTGCTTCTTTCGAGAAACGATCCCGATACCGGTCAGCGGGTCTTCTATTCAATTCAGCACTACGGTCTGAACATTACCCGCGCCGCATTTTTGGGCGGCAAATCCCCCCATCCCTACATTCCTGCCTTTAATGTGTCCCTATTTCTCTCGGCAAATGCCAAGGACGTGCAGCAGGCGATCGCGGCTGGGTATCCAGCGGGCATGGTGATTCGATCGCCCATTACCGATCAGGAAGAGGATGCCGAGTTGCGCATTGCCTTTGACTTTGATGGTGTGCTAGCGGATGATGAAGCGGAAGCCGTCTTTCGCCAAGGGGATCTCGAGCAATTTCAAGCCCATGAACTGCAAAAGGCCAACATTCCCCACAACCCAGGCCCCCTGAGTGACCTGTTTAGAAAACTGGCAGCCTTTCAACAGTTAGAGATGGCCAAAGAACAGCAGGATGCCAGCTATCGGCGGCTGTTACGGATTGCGATTGTGACGGCACGCAATATCCTTGCTAGTGAACGGGTGGTAACTACCCTCAATAGTTGGGGCGTCATGCCGGATGAAACCTTTTTCCTTGGCGGTATGGAGAAGGTACGGGTTCTCAAGGAACTCAAACCGCATATTTTCTTTGATGATCAACTGACTCATCTAGAATCAGCAGCGGGTTCGATTCCCTCAGTGCATGTCCCCTTTGGCGTGCGCAACTGTGACATTTGTGGCATTTATTATGGGCAGACCTGA